Proteins encoded together in one Carya illinoinensis cultivar Pawnee chromosome 3, C.illinoinensisPawnee_v1, whole genome shotgun sequence window:
- the LOC122303742 gene encoding triacylglycerol lipase 2-like: MKLANTLNSILFVVLFCGTAVANRTKLLSAKGLDGNGMSAVAPAPSDGICATMVETKGYVCEEHKVTTQDGYILSMQRIPEGQSGKTSGNRPPVLLQHGLLMDGITWLLVPPDQSLAFVLAGNGFDVWLASTRGTKYSSGHTSLSPNDPAYWNWSWDELVAYDLPATFQYVHDQSGQKLHYIGHSLGTLIALAAFTKDQLLNRLRSAALLIPIAIVGQMASPLARFAADNFIGEDLYWLGVKEFNPRGEAVIKLLQDICSKPGVDCTNLLTSFTGKNCCLNSSIVDVFLDHEPQPTATKNMIHRAQMIREGNIAMYDYNNSDENRKYYGQPTSPVYNMTSIPNDIPLFLGCGGKDALSDVKDVKLLLNSLKDHDLDKLVVLYRDDYAHADFVMGENAKQDVYEPLMAFFRLQ; the protein is encoded by the exons ATGAAATTGGCCAACACGCTGAATTCAATATTATTTGTAGTTTTGTTTTGTGGGACAGCAGTTGCTAATAGAACAAAATTACTTTCAGCCAAAGGTCTGGATGGTAATGGTATGTCTGCAGTGGCGCCAGCTCCCAGTGATGGTATTTGTGCAACGATGGTGGAGACAAAAGGTTATGTTTGTGAAGAACACAAG GTAACAACACAAGATGGTTACATTCTCAGTATGCAGAGAATTCCAGAGGGGCAGTCAGGAAAGACTTCAGGAAACAGGCCGCCAGTTTTGTTACAACATGGCCTTTTGATG GATGGGATAACATGGCTGCTAGTACCACCAGACCAATCTTTGGCTTTCGTCTTGGCTGGTAATGGGTTCGATGTTTGGCTTGCTAGCACCCGAGGAACCAAATATAGCAGTGGGCATACTTCACTCAGTCCCAATGACCcg GCTTACTGGAATTGGTCATGGGATGAATTGGTAGCTTATGATCTTCCAGCTACATTCCAGTATGTGCATGATCAATCAGGACAGAAACTGCACTATATTGGGCATTCACTT GGAACTTTGATTGCTCTGGCTGCCTTTACAAAAGACCAGCTGCTGAACAGGTTGAGATCAGCTGCCTTACTTATCCCTATTGCTATTGTGGGTCAGATGGCCTCGCCGCTTGCGAGATTTGCTGCTGACAACTTCATTGGGGAG GACTTGTACTGGTTGGGTGTTAAAGAATTTAATCCAAGAGG GGAAGCTGTAATAAAACTTCTCCAGGATATCTGCAGCAAGCCAGGTGTTGACTGCACCAACTTGTTAACCTCTTTCACTG GCAAGAACTGCTGCTTGAACTCTTCCATAGTAGATGTTTTCCTAGATCACGAGCCTCAGCCTACAGCTACAAAGAACATGATCCATCGGGCTCAGA TGATTAGGGAAGGAAATATAGCCATGTACGATTACAATAACTCGGATGAGAACAGGAAATATTATGGGCAGCCCACTTCTCCAGTGTACAACATGACAAGCATTCCGAATGACATTCCTCTCTTCCTCGGCTGTGGTGGGAAAGATGCTCTTTCCGATGTCAAAGATGTGAAGCTCTTGCTCAACAGCCTCAAAGATCACGATTTAGATAAACTTGTAGTTCTGTACAGAGATGATTATGCTCATGCAGACTTTGTTATGGGAGAAAATGCTAAGCAAGATGTGTATGAGCCTCTCATGGCTTTCTTCAGGCTTCAATGA
- the LOC122303743 gene encoding uncharacterized protein LOC122303743 isoform X3 produces MDRKTNKKYAYIAVFILGVSRYSLRHLHERRVDQRLETIEKAMSSNYDLGHSEIRKITASGHVSAPACVATAGTALIIGDGTNALSTRRKQLLMGGIPEVQWMRYGLGWRGGKWHANRQFRKEQMKLLGQIKPRGWQLFGRIKPKGWQFQSLRRRITRSREPETAAKTPEKMLKDASTHIILE; encoded by the exons GAAGACAAATAAAAAGTATGCCTATATCGCGGTCTTCATACTCGGTGTGTCAA GATATTCTTTACGTCACTTACATGAAAGGAGAGTTGATCAAAGGCTTGAAACAATTGAAAAAGCT ATGAGTAGCAATTATGATCTCGGACATTCAGAAATTAGAAAGATTACTGCCTCAGGACATGTCAGTGCTCCTGCTTGTGTTGCCACTGCCGGAACTGCTTTGATTATTGG TGACGGTACAAATGCACTGAGTACAAGGAGAAAGCAGTTACTGATGGGAGGAATTCCAGAAGTACAATGGATGAG GTACGGCTTGGGCTGGCGCGGTGGAAAGTGGCATGCAAATAGGCAGTTCAGAAAGGAGCAGATGAAGTTGCTAGGGCAGATAAAACCTAGAGGGTGGCAATTGTTTGGGCGGATTAAACCTAAAGGGTGGCAATTTCAGTCCCTTAGGAGACGAATAACAAGATCTAGAGAGCCTGAAACTGCTGCCAAAACTCCTGAAAAGATGCTAAAGGATGCGTCTACGCACATAATTCTGGAGTAA